Part of the Sulfuricella denitrificans skB26 genome is shown below.
ACTCATGATTTGACGATTTTGGCGCTCGAAACCTTCAAACAAGGTAGAAGCCTCCCTTATAAGTGAATGCATTGCCTGGGTAAGTGCACTTGTGGTGGGACTTTTAAGCATTTCATTCAGATTTTTTGCTACCAGTCGTTCGACCTGTATGCTGTCGAGGTGGGTGAGAAGTATGCCACCTTGCCTCGCAATGAGTTTGCGCGCGATGTCGAAGCTATTCCATGCCTCCTGGCTCAGGTACTGGTCTGCCCGCAGACTTTGCTCCAGTTGATCTGCGACCTCACGGTTTTTGCTGATCAGGCTGGTCAATGTGTTTTGTTCGTGATGCAGTTCGGCATACCGGCGCTGCACGCCTGCGTGGACGGTTTCCGTAATCAGGCTCATTTGAGCAAAATTAGTGGCATCAGGCAGAGTGGTTTTCAGGATATCCAGCAGTTCATGGGCGCGCCGCAGCAACTGCGGGTCGAGCAGCTCGGGCGTATCCGGCAAGGACAGGCAGGCTTCCAGCGCGCTAGCCAGCTCAATGTATGGCAGCAAGGTGTCAGTCATGGGGTGTTCAACCCAGGCAACAATAATTCCGGCGCAAGAGACGAACCCAGGATTTCCACTACCTTGCGGCGCGCATGTTCGCCGTGCTTCAGGCTAATCCGGCTGGCCGGAACCTTGAATGCCTTGCGCAAAAAATCCAGCAGCCTGGTGTTGGCCTGCCCTTCCACGGCAGCGGCAGCGACCCTGATTTTTAACGCATCGCCGTGTAACCCGATCACTTCGGTACGCTTGGCTCCGGGTTGCACGTGCACGGTGAGAGTGAGGCGGTCTTCCCTGAGCTGATACCAGTCAGCCATATATCAGGCAAGTTGCATGGCGAGGCTTTCCAGCCAAGCTACAGGCACCATCAGTAGAAGTTCGCAGATGATGAACAGCAGTAGTGGAGAAAGATCGACATTGGCAAAAAGCGGGACTACCTTGCGTAGCGGCAGGAGGAACGGATCGGTCAGCCGACTTAGAACCGGTGCCAGGGGCGTGTGCGGG
Proteins encoded:
- a CDS encoding DUF167 domain-containing protein; amino-acid sequence: MADWYQLREDRLTLTVHVQPGAKRTEVIGLHGDALKIRVAAAAVEGQANTRLLDFLRKAFKVPASRISLKHGEHARRKVVEILGSSLAPELLLPGLNTP